Within Leptospira saintgironsiae, the genomic segment GAATGTAATTCACAAAAGCCGAACAAACAATTAAGAAATATCTAGCATCGTCAGAATTCAATTCAGACTCATCTAAAAGAGCATGCCTGATTCCATTTGTATCGCTAGTATAACCGTACATTTTCTCAAAAGACGATTTGAAAGCCGAATGAATTTTATATTTTTCACCTAATTTTGTCAATGCTTGGCCAAGTGTCGCTTTTTCATCACCAGCTATTAGTTTGGCAATTGATTCAACAGCAGAAATGGATTCTTTTATACTATTTCTAAAATCTGGATTATTTCTATTTGAGAATAACTCTAGAGATTGTCTTATATGGTCGCGCACAGGTTGCAATGGATGAGCTGTTGCTAATTCTATGGAAGCAACTTCGCTACTATCCGCTATAGGTGAAATGAGTGAGTTAACAAAACGGTATCCAGAGAGTTCTCTTGTAAAAATTTTATTACAGTCTTTCATGAAAGTTTGATTCATCGAAGCGTTTGGATAATTATTTGCTATAAATTCAATAAAATCATAAACCTCAT encodes:
- a CDS encoding AbiJ-NTD4 domain-containing protein, which gives rise to MDFSQRSGIKPVKSAIQINEIDERLKNGLWNCISLVYFFEISKVPNNHIPYFEPLHSLFIKLYTDYFVRPIEEFDPYWPKSLKFIKDYYNQAKWNEVYDFIEFIANNYPNASMNQTFMKDCNKIFTRELSGYRFVNSLISPIADSSEVASIELATAHPLQPVRDHIRQSLELFSNRNNPDFRNSIKESISAVESIAKLIAGDEKATLGQALTKLGEKYKIHSAFKSSFEKMYGYTSDTNGIRHALLDESELNSDDARYFLIVCSAFVNYIQAKFLVKS